From a single Sphingobium lignivorans genomic region:
- a CDS encoding peptidase domain-containing ABC transporter: protein MNIFPANFSGRRRIGLIRQTEAAECGLAALAMIANWHGHEIDLNMLRQRFGVSARGMSLRQLMQTADAMQLLPRPLKLEMAGLHLLNLPAILHWDLNHFVVLERVERERAYIVDPAGTARWYEFDEVGRHFSGVALELRPSQDFRAVRSKRPLRFRDLWSGITGLRRALAQTIILSIVMQAWVLASPFYLRTAVDEALSSLDSNLLITLAVGFAALALIGAGASLLRKLVLLSSGAALSYGITSNLARRLFRLPIAWFEKRKVGDILTRFQSILPIQRFLIESAPIALIDGLLSVLTLVMMLLIAPQLAFVSLLGLLAYSAVRLGLLRAEKQREAEYVKALAREQGAVIETLRGIVTLRLSGREAMRHAYWQNRLTDALGARYLHERVKAWHETAKTLIPAIELVLVVFLAIRGSMAGALSLGTLFAYLAYRQQFVQAGQSLLDEGIKLRLLDLHLDQIADIAQTQEDRGFAEPLVQPAFEGRIELRNVHFSYGAHDPLVLAGIDLSIAPGDHIAITGPSGGGKSTLAKIILGLVDPVQGDVLIDGRPLSQYGRRAFRQHVAAVLQDDVLYAGSIADNVASFEEVDMEHLRACLSAASILDDIDAMPMRHHTLVGDMGSTLSGGQKQRILLARALYRRPDVLLLDEGTAHLDLDHEAAVNRAVSALGITRIVIAHRPETIAAADRVVRLVGGKIAEG, encoded by the coding sequence ATGAACATCTTCCCCGCCAATTTTTCCGGTCGCCGGCGGATCGGCCTCATTCGCCAGACCGAAGCGGCGGAATGCGGGCTCGCCGCGCTCGCGATGATCGCGAACTGGCATGGCCATGAGATAGACCTCAACATGCTGCGCCAGCGCTTTGGCGTCAGTGCCCGGGGCATGTCGCTTCGCCAGCTCATGCAGACGGCGGATGCGATGCAATTGCTGCCGCGTCCGCTCAAGCTCGAAATGGCGGGCCTGCACCTGCTGAACCTGCCCGCGATCCTCCACTGGGATCTCAATCACTTCGTCGTGCTGGAGCGCGTAGAGCGGGAGCGGGCCTATATCGTCGATCCGGCCGGGACCGCGCGCTGGTATGAATTCGACGAGGTGGGGCGCCATTTCAGCGGCGTCGCGCTGGAACTGCGACCTTCGCAGGATTTCCGCGCGGTGCGGTCGAAGCGGCCGCTGCGGTTCCGGGACCTGTGGAGCGGCATCACCGGCCTGCGCCGCGCGCTGGCGCAAACGATCATCCTCAGCATCGTCATGCAGGCATGGGTGCTTGCCTCGCCCTTCTACCTGCGCACGGCCGTGGACGAGGCGCTCTCCAGCCTGGACAGCAACCTGCTCATCACGCTGGCGGTGGGTTTTGCGGCGCTGGCGCTGATCGGCGCGGGCGCCTCGCTGCTGCGCAAGCTCGTTCTCCTCTCCTCCGGTGCCGCCCTGTCCTACGGCATCACCTCCAATCTGGCGCGGCGCCTGTTCCGCCTGCCGATCGCCTGGTTCGAAAAGCGGAAGGTGGGGGACATCCTCACCCGGTTCCAATCCATCCTTCCGATCCAGCGGTTCCTCATCGAGAGCGCGCCGATCGCGCTCATCGACGGCCTGCTCTCGGTGCTGACGCTGGTGATGATGCTGCTGATCGCCCCGCAGCTCGCCTTCGTCTCGTTGCTCGGCCTCCTTGCCTACAGCGCCGTCCGCCTCGGCCTTTTGCGCGCGGAGAAGCAGCGCGAGGCGGAATATGTGAAGGCGCTGGCCCGCGAGCAGGGTGCCGTGATCGAGACCCTGCGCGGCATCGTCACACTGCGCCTCTCCGGCCGCGAGGCCATGCGGCATGCTTATTGGCAGAACCGCCTCACTGATGCGCTGGGCGCGCGCTACCTTCACGAGCGGGTCAAGGCCTGGCACGAAACCGCGAAAACGCTCATCCCCGCGATCGAGCTGGTGCTGGTCGTGTTCCTCGCCATTCGGGGAAGCATGGCGGGGGCGCTCAGCCTGGGCACGCTCTTCGCTTATCTCGCCTATCGCCAGCAGTTCGTGCAGGCCGGCCAATCGCTCCTGGACGAAGGGATCAAGCTGCGCCTGCTCGATCTTCATCTCGATCAGATCGCCGACATTGCTCAGACCCAGGAGGACCGTGGTTTCGCCGAGCCGTTGGTCCAGCCCGCATTCGAGGGCAGGATCGAGCTGCGCAACGTGCATTTCTCCTACGGAGCGCATGACCCGCTGGTGCTGGCGGGCATCGACCTGTCGATCGCGCCGGGGGATCATATCGCCATCACCGGCCCCTCGGGCGGCGGCAAGAGCACGCTCGCCAAGATCATCCTCGGCCTTGTCGATCCCGTGCAGGGCGACGTGCTCATCGATGGGCGCCCCCTCTCCCAATATGGCCGCCGCGCCTTCCGCCAGCATGTCGCGGCGGTGCTGCAGGACGACGTGCTCTACGCCGGGTCGATCGCCGATAATGTCGCTTCCTTCGAGGAGGTCGACATGGAGCATCTGCGCGCCTGCCTGAGCGCGGCCTCGATCCTCGATGACATCGACGCGATGCCGATGCGCCATCACACGCTCGTCGGGGACATGGGCTCGACGCTGTCGGGGGGCCAGAAACAGCGCATCCTGCTGGCTCGCGCACTTTATCGCCGGCCTGATGTGCTGCTGCTGGATGAAGGCACCGCGCATCTCGATCTGGATCATGAGGCCGCCGTCAATCGCGCGGTCAGTGCCCTTGGAATCACGCGCATCGTGATCGCGCACCGTCCGGAGACGATCGCCGCAGCGGATCGGGTGGTACGGCTGGTTGGCGGCAAGATCGCGGAAGGCTAA
- a CDS encoding HlyD family secretion protein: protein MQLFRQQALDHQHRLHGEVFLVPPLRWQAIGWLLLALVLALVLFLTLGSYSRTIKASGTLRPATSVASIALPDDGVIASVLVREGQPVREGQLIARIARPQAADGLSLVQERREALGQEEAALATQRRAAGEAIEENRRKLDERIRDEERQIGAIDRQIEAQEALIASSRQELARVEAVARDGFISGRDLQERRELLITRRQDLARLEQSRSLHANALTAARIERDQLASHLRAGQGSYDAQLAQVRREGATLANAGTIDLVAPRAGILTALRFREGESVARGTIYGRIVPPGTGWLAELRVPTSTIAQIAPGQDVRVTLPAYPVQDYGTFRAVVETVGAAPVADAQPYFLVTARLQPLSERQRARNVVLRPDLALDARIVLARRSFLQWLVDPFAAVARQ, encoded by the coding sequence ATGCAGCTCTTCAGGCAACAGGCCCTCGATCATCAGCACCGCCTCCATGGCGAGGTGTTCCTCGTGCCGCCGTTGCGCTGGCAGGCGATCGGCTGGCTGCTGCTGGCGCTTGTCCTCGCCCTCGTCCTCTTCCTGACGCTCGGCTCCTATAGCCGAACGATCAAAGCCAGCGGCACGTTGCGCCCCGCCACCAGCGTCGCCAGCATCGCCTTGCCGGACGATGGCGTGATCGCCTCGGTCCTCGTGCGCGAAGGTCAGCCGGTGCGGGAAGGCCAGCTCATTGCCCGCATCGCGCGCCCCCAGGCCGCCGACGGGCTCTCGCTGGTGCAGGAGCGCCGCGAGGCACTCGGCCAGGAGGAAGCCGCCCTCGCCACGCAGCGCCGCGCCGCCGGCGAAGCGATCGAGGAAAACCGGCGCAAGCTGGACGAGCGCATTCGCGACGAGGAACGCCAGATCGGCGCGATCGACCGGCAGATCGAAGCGCAGGAGGCACTGATCGCTTCCTCCCGGCAGGAGCTGGCGCGCGTCGAGGCGGTGGCGCGGGATGGCTTCATTTCCGGCCGCGATCTCCAGGAACGGCGCGAACTGCTCATCACGCGCCGTCAGGACCTGGCTCGGCTGGAGCAGAGCCGCAGCCTCCACGCCAATGCCCTTACAGCCGCGCGCATCGAGCGGGATCAGCTCGCCAGCCATTTGCGGGCCGGACAGGGCAGCTATGACGCGCAGCTCGCGCAGGTGCGGCGCGAAGGCGCCACGCTCGCCAATGCCGGGACGATCGATCTCGTCGCGCCCCGCGCCGGCATCCTCACTGCCCTTCGCTTTCGCGAGGGGGAAAGCGTGGCGCGCGGCACGATCTACGGCCGCATCGTACCGCCCGGCACGGGGTGGCTCGCCGAGCTCCGGGTGCCGACCTCCACGATCGCCCAGATCGCACCGGGGCAGGACGTGCGCGTGACGCTGCCAGCCTATCCGGTACAGGATTATGGCACGTTCCGCGCCGTGGTGGAGACCGTCGGCGCGGCGCCCGTGGCTGACGCGCAGCCTTATTTCCTGGTCACCGCGCGGCTCCAACCGCTCAGCGAGCGGCAGCGGGCCCGCAACGTGGTGCTGCGCCCGGACCTCGCGCTCGATGCCCGGATCGTGCTGGCCCGACGCTCCTTCCTGCAATGGCTGGTCGATCCCTTCGCAGCGGTGGCGCGGCAATGA
- a CDS encoding polysaccharide biosynthesis/export family protein codes for MQVKNSVFLVLLAGLAGCATLPSNGPTRGQIEKTAQTPGHEASPIQIVPIQTIADVPEADQVAAGLLPELAPPPTDMIGPGDVLDINIYEAGVTLFSAAGGSGGLSQVGASPGVQVQKLPPTRVDDLGDISIPYAGTLHVAGVTTGEVETMIRNSLAGMSQNPQVIVTLNQAITNSIIVGGEVAKPGRLVLQTNRETLSDVIALAGGYRGEAKDLLLRIVRGGQSVDLRINDLVENPKLDVRAYPGDRLTLIDDPRTFSVLGASGRVEQVPFRRSSVSLAEAIATAGGVNPSIGNPAAIFLFRYVRDEQGNEIPMVYHVNMMKTGSYFLAQRFAMRDKDVLYFGNAAANQPSKLIQLISQLFSPILTITAAVQTVQNTN; via the coding sequence ATGCAAGTTAAGAATAGCGTTTTTCTGGTCCTGCTTGCAGGACTTGCGGGTTGCGCCACGCTTCCCTCCAATGGTCCTACCAGGGGGCAGATCGAGAAAACGGCCCAAACGCCCGGGCATGAAGCCTCGCCGATCCAGATTGTCCCCATCCAGACGATTGCGGATGTTCCGGAAGCCGATCAGGTGGCGGCGGGGCTATTGCCCGAGCTGGCACCACCGCCGACCGACATGATCGGTCCGGGCGACGTGCTGGACATCAATATCTACGAAGCCGGGGTCACGCTGTTTTCGGCCGCTGGCGGAAGTGGGGGATTGAGCCAGGTCGGCGCCAGTCCCGGCGTGCAGGTACAGAAGCTGCCGCCCACGCGGGTGGATGACCTTGGCGACATAAGCATTCCCTATGCCGGCACGCTTCATGTCGCGGGGGTCACGACCGGCGAAGTCGAGACGATGATTCGCAATTCGCTGGCGGGGATGTCGCAAAATCCGCAAGTGATCGTCACGCTCAATCAGGCCATCACCAATTCGATCATCGTCGGGGGCGAAGTGGCAAAGCCGGGCCGTCTCGTGTTGCAGACGAATCGGGAAACGCTGTCCGACGTGATCGCGCTTGCCGGTGGCTATCGAGGAGAGGCCAAGGACCTGCTTCTCCGGATCGTTCGCGGCGGCCAAAGTGTTGACTTGCGCATCAACGACCTCGTCGAGAATCCGAAACTGGATGTGCGCGCCTATCCGGGCGACCGCCTGACGCTGATCGACGATCCCCGCACCTTCTCGGTGCTGGGCGCTTCCGGGCGAGTCGAACAGGTTCCGTTCAGGCGGTCGTCGGTTTCCCTCGCCGAGGCGATCGCGACTGCCGGCGGCGTCAATCCCAGCATCGGCAATCCCGCCGCGATCTTCCTGTTCCGCTATGTCCGCGACGAGCAGGGCAACGAGATACCGATGGTCTATCATGTCAACATGATGAAGACCGGGTCGTATTTCCTCGCCCAGCGTTTCGCCATGCGAGACAAGGATGTGCTTTACTTCGGCAATGCCGCGGCCAACCAGCCCAGCAAGCTCATCCAGTTGATCAGCCAGCTGTTTTCACCCATCCTGACGATTACGGCTGCGGTGCAGACGGTGCAGAACACCAACTGA
- a CDS encoding capsule biosynthesis protein has product MAPTILAATYYGLIASDVYISESRFVIKSPDRKGSQVSTLANLVQTTGLSAGQEQTNEVLAYVRSRDALRALEKNSGIRERFSSSLADRFSRFPHPFSDSSFESLFKYYDGMIDARLDTSTGTAIIKVKAFTPQDAYIINRQLLDLSEGLVNRLNARSQTKSIAEAQRQVDLATERARAARVALARYRNTQALIDPERQAAGVLELANSMIGERAALQAQLDLMQRVAPNNPSIPALRSRINAITVQIASQDGRVVGTGSGIASKMGDYENLLVEQEFSTESLNVANAALVQARAEAQRQQFYLERVVNPNLPDTPLLPKRILSVIIFAAAATCLYFIAWMFVTGILEHAPED; this is encoded by the coding sequence GTGGCACCGACGATCCTGGCTGCGACCTATTATGGCCTGATTGCCTCTGATGTCTACATTTCGGAGTCGCGGTTCGTCATCAAAAGCCCTGACCGGAAGGGATCGCAAGTCTCCACCCTGGCCAATCTGGTCCAGACGACCGGACTTTCCGCGGGGCAGGAACAAACGAATGAGGTGCTCGCTTACGTGCGCTCGCGTGATGCCCTCAGAGCCCTGGAAAAGAATTCGGGCATTCGCGAGCGGTTTTCGTCAAGCCTTGCCGATCGCTTCTCCCGATTCCCGCATCCGTTTTCCGACAGCAGTTTCGAGAGTTTATTCAAATATTACGACGGTATGATTGACGCTCGTCTTGATACCAGCACGGGCACTGCCATCATTAAGGTGAAAGCCTTCACTCCCCAGGACGCTTACATAATCAATCGTCAGTTACTCGACCTGAGCGAGGGGCTCGTCAATCGCCTGAACGCCCGCTCGCAAACCAAGAGCATCGCCGAAGCTCAAAGGCAGGTCGATCTTGCTACTGAAAGGGCTAGAGCAGCTCGGGTGGCCTTGGCGCGGTATCGCAATACCCAGGCATTGATCGATCCAGAGAGGCAGGCAGCGGGAGTTCTGGAACTCGCCAATAGCATGATTGGTGAACGGGCCGCCCTGCAGGCTCAGCTCGACCTTATGCAGCGTGTGGCCCCGAACAACCCGTCGATCCCCGCGCTTCGCAGCCGGATCAATGCAATCACGGTTCAGATCGCATCCCAGGACGGCCGAGTGGTCGGCACCGGGAGCGGCATTGCTTCCAAAATGGGCGACTACGAGAACCTTCTCGTCGAGCAGGAATTTTCGACCGAAAGCCTGAACGTAGCCAATGCGGCCCTCGTGCAGGCAAGGGCCGAAGCCCAGCGGCAGCAATTCTATCTCGAGCGCGTTGTTAACCCGAACTTGCCGGACACGCCGCTCCTTCCGAAGCGTATCCTGAGTGTGATAATTTTCGCTGCGGCTGCGACCTGCCTTTACTTCATCGCATGGATGTTTGTGACAGGCATTCTTGAACACGCGCCGGAAGACTGA